The Mus caroli chromosome 1, CAROLI_EIJ_v1.1, whole genome shotgun sequence genome has a window encoding:
- the Arl4c gene encoding ADP-ribosylation factor-like protein 4C, with product MGNISSNISAFQSLHIVMLGLDSAGKTTVLYRLKFNEFVNTVPTIGFNTEKIKLSNGTAKGISCHFWDVGGQEKLRPLWKSYSRCTDGIIYVVDSVDVDRLEEAKTELHKVTKFAENQGTPLLVIANKQDLPKSLPVAEIEKQLALHELIPATTYHVQPACAIIGEGLTEGMDKLYEMILKRRKSLKQKKKR from the coding sequence ATGGGCAACATCTCCTCCAACATATCGGCCTTCCAGTCTCTGCACATCGTTATGCTGGGCTTGGACTCGGCCGGCAAGACTACGGTGCTCTACCGGCTCAAGTTCAACGAATTCGTGAACACTGTGCCCACCATCGGCTTCAACACCGAGAAGATCAAACTGAGCAACGGCACTGCCAAGGGCATCAGCTGCCACTTCTGGGACGTGGGCGGCCAGGAGAAGCTACGGCCGCTGTGGAAGTCATACAGCCGCTGCACAGACGGCATCATCTACGTGGTGGATTCGGTGGACGTGGACCGGCTGGAGGAGGCCAAGACGGAGCTGCACAAGGTGACCAAGTTTGCGGAGAACCAGGGCACACCGCTCCTGGTTATCGCCAACAAGCAGGATCTGCCCAAGTCGCTGCCGGTGGCCGAGATTGAGAAGCAACTGGCGCTGCACGAGCTCATCCCGGCCACCACCTACCATGTCCAGCCGGCGTGCGCCATCATCGGCGAGGGCCTCACCGAGGGCATGGACAAGCTCTATGAGATGATCCTGAAACGCAGGAAGTCTCTCAAGCAGAAGAAGAAGCGGTAA